One genomic window of Candidatus Kuenenia stuttgartiensis includes the following:
- a CDS encoding phospholipase D-like domain-containing protein has protein sequence MNALRLFIISIFVQWCVPGFIYAEHSTQITGNTIRDRVKDALHYTQHSVDICIYDFASLDIEESLVNAKTRGVRIRVAVIMHGKDISKGLLATALIQKGFDVRVIKSPNKNHGNSIHQDFVILDDRILITGVYNWMAYRNRNIHDYVSFHYNKEKALSYKNTFYTLFTEGDNAANFIVRKEQEEANILPISLPSSLTKDGESLTQKNSGHDGKTKISVTPPTEMENGLTQKKYIDVSFGELNKLFGKESALSGAEKKAQWKEYNGRYIRWNGTVVHKGAGRVDWNRVGISHQGDEEKADVVVVFHWKMYQKVMNISQGDTITYTGKLISRPRLNSQFRIQDGIIE, from the coding sequence ATGAACGCACTACGGTTATTCATAATATCAATCTTTGTACAATGGTGTGTGCCCGGATTTATCTATGCCGAACATTCAACTCAAATTACAGGTAACACCATCAGAGACAGGGTAAAAGATGCGCTGCACTATACACAACACAGCGTGGATATATGTATCTATGATTTTGCCTCATTGGACATTGAAGAATCTTTAGTAAACGCAAAAACAAGGGGTGTTCGTATAAGAGTCGCTGTCATCATGCACGGGAAGGACATCTCAAAAGGCCTGTTGGCAACGGCATTAATACAAAAGGGATTTGATGTTCGCGTGATAAAATCGCCAAACAAAAACCACGGCAACAGCATACACCAGGATTTTGTTATACTTGACGACAGGATATTGATTACAGGCGTTTACAATTGGATGGCATACCGGAACAGAAACATTCACGATTATGTTTCCTTCCACTACAATAAAGAGAAAGCACTTAGCTATAAAAACACGTTTTACACATTATTTACGGAAGGAGATAATGCGGCAAATTTCATTGTCCGGAAAGAACAGGAGGAAGCAAACATCCTTCCCATTTCCCTCCCCTCTTCATTAACAAAAGATGGCGAAAGTCTCACCCAAAAAAATTCCGGCCATGATGGAAAAACAAAAATCTCCGTTACACCACCAACTGAAATGGAGAACGGCCTGACTCAAAAAAAATATATAGATGTCTCCTTCGGGGAATTAAACAAATTATTTGGTAAAGAAAGCGCCCTCTCAGGTGCTGAAAAAAAGGCGCAATGGAAAGAATACAATGGCAGGTACATTCGATGGAATGGCACGGTTGTGCATAAAGGAGCAGGGCGTGTAGATTGGAACCGTGTTGGAATCAGCCATCAAGGTGACGAAGAAAAGGCAGATGTTGTTGTAGTTTTTCATTGGAAGATGTATCAGAAAGTTATGAATATTTCACAGGGAGATACCATTACCTACACGGGAAAACTCATTTCCCGTCCGCGCCTTAATTCTCAGTTCCGCATACAGGACGGGATAATAGAATAA
- a CDS encoding NAD(P)H-hydrate dehydratase, which yields MMQQINSILKIPPRKPDSHKGDFGRVLVIAGSYGMTGAACLCSEAALRSGAGLVTLGIPESLHGIVATKLTCVMTHPLPETHLKTLSDMGRQDILDFSQRFDVVAIGPGLSQCVETKRLVLWLLQNIERPIVLDADGINALAEDTATLDKIKQHVILTPHPQEMARLLKVYTTKEIQSKRKEIAEKFINSRDKVTLVLKGNNTIVMNNEKYYVNTTGNPGMATAGSGDILTGMIAALLGQNFPPFEAAQLGVYLHGTAGDYAKQAVGEISMTATDILDNLPKAFLNHIQNK from the coding sequence ATGATGCAACAGATTAACAGTATACTAAAAATACCTCCCAGAAAACCTGACAGTCACAAAGGGGACTTTGGCCGGGTGCTAGTCATTGCCGGTTCTTATGGTATGACGGGGGCGGCATGCCTGTGCAGCGAAGCGGCATTACGCTCCGGCGCAGGTCTTGTAACTCTGGGGATACCTGAAAGCCTGCATGGAATTGTCGCGACGAAGTTAACCTGCGTTATGACTCATCCGCTGCCTGAAACCCATTTGAAAACCCTTTCAGATATGGGAAGGCAGGATATCCTTGACTTTTCACAACGTTTTGATGTAGTTGCCATTGGACCAGGGTTATCGCAGTGTGTGGAAACAAAAAGGCTCGTGCTGTGGCTGCTGCAAAATATTGAACGACCTATCGTACTGGACGCTGACGGTATTAATGCCCTTGCCGAAGATACGGCAACCCTGGATAAAATAAAACAGCACGTTATACTTACCCCGCATCCCCAAGAGATGGCACGCCTTTTAAAGGTATATACCACCAAAGAAATACAATCAAAACGCAAAGAAATTGCCGAAAAATTCATAAACTCAAGAGACAAGGTGACGCTGGTTTTAAAAGGCAACAACACTATTGTTATGAATAACGAAAAATATTATGTCAATACCACCGGTAATCCGGGAATGGCTACCGCCGGTTCTGGAGATATATTAACCGGCATGATAGCCGCGTTGCTCGGACAAAACTTTCCGCCTTTTGAAGCGGCGCAACTGGGAGTGTATTTACACGGTACTGCTGGAGATTATGCAAAACAGGCAGTGGGTGAAATATCTATGACCGCTACGGATATTCTGGATAATTTGCCAAAAGCATTTTTAAATCACATACAAAACAAATGA
- the larB gene encoding nickel pincer cofactor biosynthesis protein LarB, whose product MDIDNIQQLLENYKKDKIPLNDVLDKIRELPYKDIGFAKIDIHRKIRCGYPEVIFCMGKTPEQVVKIVEHIVESGQDMLATRASAEVYYAVSEKFPEAVYHEQAKTITLRKTHENTNEGLIMVVSAGTSDIPVAEEARITAEFMGNRVETLYDVGVAGIHRLMKNHGELLKANVIIVVAGMEGALASVVGGLVDCPVIGVPTSIGYGASFNGIAPLLSMLNSCASGVAVVNIDNGFGAACVASLINSKRKE is encoded by the coding sequence ATGGACATTGACAACATACAGCAATTACTGGAAAATTATAAAAAAGATAAAATACCCTTAAACGATGTTCTTGATAAAATAAGAGAACTTCCTTACAAGGACATTGGCTTTGCGAAGATAGACATTCACCGGAAAATTCGTTGTGGTTATCCTGAAGTAATCTTTTGCATGGGGAAAACGCCTGAACAGGTGGTAAAGATTGTAGAGCATATTGTCGAAAGCGGACAAGACATGCTGGCAACGAGGGCAAGTGCAGAGGTTTATTACGCTGTCTCCGAAAAATTCCCTGAAGCTGTGTACCATGAACAGGCAAAGACAATTACCCTGCGCAAAACGCATGAAAATACAAACGAAGGACTCATCATGGTCGTTTCCGCCGGCACCTCTGATATTCCGGTGGCGGAAGAAGCAAGAATTACTGCAGAATTTATGGGCAATAGAGTGGAAACGTTATATGACGTCGGCGTTGCGGGCATTCACCGGCTAATGAAAAACCACGGAGAGTTGCTAAAGGCCAACGTTATCATTGTCGTTGCAGGAATGGAAGGCGCCCTTGCAAGCGTAGTGGGAGGGCTTGTAGATTGCCCTGTCATTGGTGTTCCCACAAGTATTGGCTATGGAGCAAGTTTCAATGGCATCGCCCCTCTTTTATCAATGTTGAACAGTTGTGCCTCCGGTGTTGCAGTGGTAAATATTGATAATGGTTTTGGCGCTGCATGTGTCGCCTCGCTGATTAACAGCAAAAGGAAAGAGTAA
- a CDS encoding ISNCY-like element ISCku10 family transposase: protein MRKRFEPQRRLGSTPISEVEIPEKSRDELAPILRALQYIFVTEELREEVFRVLEAKVKGGKKETGRNGMELWQIMVIGVVRLGLDADYDRLEDMVNHHSLIRQIMGVDTVFGRGKKYSLQSIKDNVRLLDEETLGKINDVVVKAGQRLAKNGREEKLRIKTDTYVVETNVHFPTDMNLLWDAGRKCLDGIEAFIEGGVLNGKGWRKVKNWRKELKSLMRSSSKAASGGGNKKEEAVKKQVKEYLGLAKRLSEKIGASIIAVYEKILTTGAEEMQKEALESMEYFYQMLEKHRDLVERRIIKEEQIPVGEKVYSLFEPHTEWLSKGKANKRVELGHNLVIASDQWGFIGYHQVVEKEADVALILPLADKLLNLFGEEEIESISADKGFYKKEYKELISLYIPKVIIPKKGKRNKAETEEESESTFKKLRHKHSAVESDINRLEHHGLDRCLDKGIEGFKRYCALGVLAANLHTMGSILQKKVREEKETVRKAA, encoded by the coding sequence CGCAAAGGAGACTTGGAAGCACACCAATATCAGAGGTAGAAATTCCCGAAAAGAGCAGGGATGAGTTAGCGCCGATTTTGAGGGCATTACAATACATATTTGTTACAGAGGAATTACGAGAGGAAGTATTCAGGGTATTGGAAGCAAAGGTAAAGGGTGGGAAGAAAGAGACAGGGCGTAATGGTATGGAGTTATGGCAGATAATGGTAATAGGAGTGGTGAGATTGGGATTAGATGCGGATTATGACAGGTTGGAAGATATGGTGAATCACCATAGTCTGATTCGTCAGATAATGGGAGTAGATACCGTATTTGGGAGGGGTAAGAAGTATTCGCTGCAAAGCATCAAGGATAACGTAAGATTGCTCGATGAGGAGACGTTGGGGAAGATTAATGATGTGGTGGTAAAGGCAGGCCAGAGGCTGGCAAAGAACGGACGGGAGGAGAAGCTCCGCATAAAGACGGATACGTATGTGGTGGAGACAAACGTACATTTTCCTACGGACATGAATTTGCTGTGGGATGCGGGTAGGAAGTGCCTTGATGGGATAGAGGCATTTATAGAGGGAGGGGTATTGAACGGGAAAGGATGGAGAAAGGTAAAGAATTGGAGGAAAGAGCTAAAGAGTCTGATGAGGAGTAGTTCGAAAGCGGCAAGTGGTGGTGGAAACAAGAAAGAGGAGGCGGTTAAGAAGCAAGTAAAAGAGTATCTTGGATTAGCAAAGAGATTAAGTGAGAAGATAGGTGCGAGCATAATAGCGGTGTACGAAAAAATATTAACAACGGGTGCGGAAGAAATGCAGAAAGAGGCATTGGAGTCGATGGAATATTTTTATCAGATGCTGGAGAAGCACAGAGATTTGGTAGAGAGGAGAATTATCAAGGAAGAGCAAATACCGGTAGGGGAAAAGGTATATTCACTGTTTGAACCACACACAGAATGGTTGAGTAAAGGGAAGGCGAATAAGAGGGTGGAATTAGGCCACAATCTGGTGATAGCAAGTGACCAATGGGGGTTTATCGGATATCACCAAGTAGTGGAAAAAGAAGCAGATGTGGCGTTAATTCTGCCGTTAGCAGACAAGCTATTAAATTTGTTTGGTGAAGAAGAGATAGAAAGTATAAGTGCAGACAAGGGTTTTTACAAGAAGGAATACAAGGAACTGATAAGTCTTTATATACCGAAAGTGATCATACCGAAGAAAGGAAAAAGGAATAAGGCGGAGACAGAAGAAGAATCGGAGAGTACATTTAAAAAACTCAGGCACAAGCACTCAGCGGTGGAGTCAGATATTAACCGGTTAGAACATCATGGGCTGGACAGATGCTTAGACAAAGGGATAGAAGGATTTAAAAGATACTGCGCATTAGGAGTGCTGGCGGCAAATTTGCACACGATGGGGAGTATATTGCAGAAGAAAGTCCGGGAAGAAAAAGAAACAGTACGTAAGGCAGCGTAA